CGGGGAAGAAGGAGACGCCTAGCGTTTCGCCCACCAGCGTGCACCAAACCCATAGCACCATGTCGCAGGACATGAAGAGCATGCAGACGTCGCGCGTCGTCGATGCCGTTTCCGTGCTCGACGAGCTGCGCATCGCTTCGCCTTCGTATCGTCATTACTGCGAGCTCGTTGGTTCGTCTCAGTCGGAAGGTGGGGTCATTGCCCCGTATAGCAAGCGCAAGGTCGCCTATTACGACGTTCGTTGCTATCGACTCGAGAATCGCGCTGGTCAGCACTACGAAACGCTCGTTGCGCACGAACGATCCATCGACCCCGTCTGGTTTTCCGATGGCAGCAGCGACGATCGGGTCTACATCGACGTCGCTTCCTTCGGCGAGAACGTCCTCCTGGTGAATTCGAAGGACCACGTGGAGCGCCCCGATTCGGAATTCTCCCGCACGTTTGGCCAGGCAGACCACGGTGGCTCCGTTGCGCCTTCGTCGGCTGTCTTCGGGCTTACCCCTCCGGGCTTCGATTTCGATCTGGGCGATATCGATCTCGATTTGTCATTCAGCGATTTGTCCAGCGGCTTCAATGACTTTCTGGGCGGCGCGTCCATGCCGCATGGCCATCACGACTACGGCTCTGACATTGGCACGCTTATTGGGGGCATTGCCCTGGGTACTGTCTTGTCACAGATGGGGCAGGATAAGCTGCCGCAATACGCTCAGCCTCAGCAACAGCAGAGTTCCATTTCCGGTTATCGCCTGGTAGAGGATGTCATCCCACTCAATTCGCCCGTCTATTGCATTGGCGAGTTGTATCGCACGGGCGATCGGCTGAGCATTGCCAAGTCGGTTTCCACCGATCATCCCACATCGTTCTTCGCGACGAAGCCCGAAGCTGAGGTTATTTCGCATTTAGCTGGTCGCTAGTTACGTTCCATAGCAAAGGGCTCCCAGCCATGGGAGCCCTTTTTACGTATGCGTTGATGAGCGCTTAATTGGCAGGCAGCGGCCGATGCATGAGCGAGTACGATCCGTGTGCCACCAGGCGTCCTTCGCTGTCGCAAATATCGATATCGTAGAAGCCCATCGTGCGACCGCGGCGTTTCGCCGAGCATGTGGCAATGAGCTCGTTTCCCCTTGGCATATCAGTGAATTGCATCGAACTGGACACGGTCATGTTGATCTCGTTCTCGTCCCAATCGGCAATGGCACTCGCGAAATCGGCCATCGTGAGGTAAAGACCGCCCATGACGCCGCCCTTGGCGTTGTGATGTCGCTCGTCTACCGTTACCGCTACAACCGAGCTTCCCGGCTCTGCATCTACGATGCGTATCCCCGACGTTTTCATCGCGAACAGGTCGTCTGCGAAGTAGGAGCGGACGGTTTCCAGATACGCATCGTGTTCCATTGCTACTCCTTGTGTCCTAGGCGTAGGCCGTGCTTGTGCTTTTCCTTCTTCGCTTTCGCTTCAGCGGATTCTTCGGATGCCTTCTCGAGCTCGTCGAGGTAGATTTCCGCCGTGGCTTCGTCGATGAACACCGCGCCTTGCTCGCATGCGTTCATGCATGCGCCGCACCCTACGCAGTACATGGGGTCGACTTCGGGCTTGCCCGTTTCCTGGTCGAGCGACCGAGCGCCCGTGGGGCAGGCGGCAACGCATGCTCCGGCACCCGTGCAGTATTCGAAGTCGGTCTTTGATATGCCCACGGGAATCTCGGCGGCGATATCGTGCCGACGCTCCACTGCTTCCAACAGCATCTTCTGACGTGGGAAGAGCGTATGCTTCTGGCGTCCTTCGGGCGTGAAATCCGCAAAGGGGCTATTCTCGGAGAGGTTCAGGCGTGCCACGGCGCGGGCACGTTCCCGCTTTGCGTAATAGTCTTGCAGCACCTCGGAGTTTCGCAGGCGACGTTTGCCGCTGGCGATTTCCCCTACATCGGAAAGCAGGCCGGTGAACGCGGCGCGGCGGTCTGTGGGGTCTTCCTCGTCGGTGTACTTCTCGATTAGCTTCTGGCTTTCGGGAATCCTATAGCTGAACAGGACGTTTTCTCCCGTGCGCTGTTCGGCAATCTCGATGGCGCGGGGGAAGAGCTCGCCGCCTATTTCGCCTGCGCGATCGCAGTCTTCGCAGTACTTCAGGTCGCAGGCGATGGTGAGCCTAATCTTTTCGGCCATGAGTAGCGTCCATAGCTCGGGTGGAACCATGGAAAGGCAGGGAAGCACCACGACGTTCGTGTCGATGTGCAGGTCGGGAAAGATATTCTCCTTGCACGTAAGGTATGCCCTGCGTCCGCTCGTGGCGATGCGGCGAATGCGTGCGTGCAAGTCGTTCATGGTGAGATGCGTGCTGGCGAACGCGTCGCATACGCCAAAGCAAATGCCGCATCCATTGCAGACGTCGTGGTCTACGACGGGCGCGGCGTTGCCTTCGGGCAGGCTGATTGCTCCATGCGGGCATGCATGCCCGCAGCGTGCGCAATCTGAGCCTGCCTGGCGCGTGCAGTATTCGTTTACGACAACGAGCTTATGCACCGAAGACTTCTTTCAAGGTTGTGTCGATACGGGCGACCACGTCGGCGCGGTCCATGAGCTCCACGCTTTCGAAGAGCGGGGGCGAAACCATGTTGCCGCAGACGGCAACGCGGATGGGCTGGAAGACGAACTTCGCCTTCATGTCGAGCTTCTCGCACAGGCCGCGAACGGTATCCTGCAGCGGGTCACATTCCCAGGCGATGGACTCGTCGGCAATTATGTCGCGAGCGGCGCGCAGCGCTTCCTCGGCGCGAGCGCCTTCCTTCAGCAGCACCTTCTTCACGCTCTTTTCGTTGAGCGTGACTTCGGGGCCCCAGAACAGGTAGGCAAGCTTTTCGGGCAGTTCGTCGAAGCGCTGCAGGCGCTCGGCGACAAGCGCGTACATCTTCATGAAGCGCTCGGGGTCGGCGTCGATATCGGCTTCGGTGGCACCAGCCTGCACCAGCCAGGAGCGGGCTGCCTTCAGCCATTCGCTTGCGCCCATATGCTGGATGTACTGGCCGTTCATCCAGTTCAGCTTCGTCTCGTCGAATACGGCATCCTTCTTCGTGATGCGTTCGAGCGAGAACTCGCGGCAGAGCACGTCGCGCGGAATGATGGTGGTTTCGCCGTCGAGGCTCCAGCCCAGAAGCGCCAGGAAGTTCACCATGGTGTCGGGCAGGTAGCCGCGGTCGCGGTATTCTTCCACGCTCGTTGCGCCATGGCGCTTCGAGAGCTTCTTGCCGTCGCCGCCCAGGATCATCGACAGATGCGCGAAGGTGGGCGTGGGATAGCCCAGGGCTTCGTAGATGAGAATCTGACGCGGGGTGTTCGACAGGTGATCGTCGCCGCGGATGACGTGCGTGATGCGCATGTTGGCATCGTCGCAAACTACGGCGAAGTTGTACGTGGGGCTACCGTCGGAGCGCACCAGGATGAGATCGTCCATGACGTCGGCGGGGAACTGCATGGGGCCGTATACGGCATCCTCGAATTCGATGGGGCCGTGGTCGGCGGGGACCTTCAGGCGCCATACGTGCTCTTCGCCTGCATCGATACGGCGCTGAGCCTCTTCGGGGTCGATATCGCGGCAGGTGCGGTCGTATCCGCAGTACGCCTGGCCGTTCTGCTCTGCGGCAGCGCGCTTGGCGTCGAGCTCTTCCTTCGAGCAGAAGCAGGGGTAGACTTTGCCTTCCGCCTTCAGCTTCTCGAGCGCTTCGCGATACGTGTCCAGGCGTTCCGTTTGCGTGTAGGGGCCATATTCACCGCCCGCTTCGGGGCCTTCGTCCCAATCCAGGCCCAGCCAGCGCATGGCGCGCAGGATGATCTGGGTGTTTTCCTCGGTGGAGCGCGTGGGGTCGGTGTCTTCGATGCGAAGCACGAACGTTCCGCCCATCGCACGCGCAAAGGCCCAGTTGTAGATGGCCGTGCGGGCGCCACCGATGTGGAGCTTGCCGGTGGGGCTTGGTGCGAAACGTACGCGTACTTCTGATGCTGTCATAGTGCCTTCCTTCATATGCTATGCCGCGAATGGCGCGGCGATATAACGGAGTTATGCGGCATGCCTCTTCATGCGGCCGCCGAGAACAATCGAAATGATACATGCGGTTGCCGTGACAGCCAACCACAGGGCGCCCATGCCCATCCAAAATCCCTCGGGAAGCATGCTGATAAGCAAGCTATTTGCCGAGAACGTCCAATTCCCTTGGGGAAAGAGCACTTCGTGGAAGAAGGCGAAGAAGGCGTCGAAATTGTAGATGGACCAGATGCCGCAGAAGAACAGAGGCGTGAGCACGAGAGTTCCGCCCCAGCTGAGCGCACGTCCTAGCAGTTTCTTGTTGTTGCGCAGCATGACGGCAAGGATGAGCGCAACGATGGCTATGCCCATGAATACGGGTACCGCCTTGGTGATGAGCGCGTTGCAATCTTCCAGATGGCTCATGGCGTCTTCGTCGAGCCCGTACGCGTCGGATACGCTTGCCATGGCGTACATGGTTTGCAGGCTATCGTCTTCGCTGTTCAGGTTGACGGAGTTCGTCACCCGCGTCCATGCGGACGCCTTCTGCGACCCCTCGCTGCTTGCTTCTTGTGCGGCGCTCACCACGCGCGAGGCGAGCAGCTCCTTGGCATCGGAAAGCAGACCGTCGTGGCCTTCGACCGTGTAGTCACGCGTGGCAACGGCAAGCTGCACGAGCTGGTCGTAGGTGTAGGGCGAAGCGTCGGCGCTACACGTGTTTTGGGCCAGCAGTCGTGTTGTGGGTTGTGCTGCGCAGGCAGCATAGCCTGTGAACAGGTATGTTGCCGCAAGGCAAACGCAGCATAGAATGGACGCCACGTTCGCGACGAACGTGGATAGCGGGGAAGACTCGTTTGGTTTGCTCATGTTAGTGAATTGCTCGTTTCGCTTACAGGTCGCAGTCGACCCAGATGGTTGCGCTCGTAAGGTCGCCCATGGGATTACTGATGATGGCATTTGGCCCCAGGCGGCTGAACACGCCCGCGAAGGTTCCGTTGAACACGTAGAGGCCATTCAGGTTCTTGTAGGGCCTCAGCTGACGCGGAATGTCGGCGGCATCGCGTTCCAGCATGTCGGGAACGATGGGCAGCACGTCGGTCTCGTAGGGCGTGAGGTACGTCTGCACCAGGAAGGGTGCGCCAGCGGCGCCATTTGCGAATTTGCTCACGATGGCTTCCCATTCCTCTTGGGTATGCATCTGGCCTGCGTAGACGTCGGCGGCGCCATACTGGTCGGTGGGCTTGATAATCCAGCTGTCCTTGTTCGCGCGCACCTCGTCCAAATTGATGTGAGCGTCGTCGAGGAACTTCGTCTGCGGAACGTGGGCGTCAACGAAATCGCATTCCTCTTGCGTAAGGAACGCGCGCGTCTTCGGATGAAAGAGCGCGTCGAAGATCTGCTTGTCATGAACGATGTGGCCCGCGAAGCTTCCGATGAGCGCCACGGCTCCCGCACGGGTGGCTTCGATGAGCGGCTGGCTTTCGTCCCAGTGGTTCAGGATGTCGTTGGTGACGCTGCGACGCCAGATGGCATCGACGCGGCGACCAGATTTCGTGCGGAGCACGCCGTCTTCGAAGACCAGGTCGCGCACATCGGCAACGATGCAAGGGTATCCGCGCTGCGCGAAGTAGGTGCAGTACACCTTGAATTCGTCGACCACGGCGTTTTCCATGAAGTCCACGATTGCGAACGTGGGATGCTCGACGCGGTTCTCGAACGTGTTGTAGATGCGGATGAACTCGTCGACCCAAGGGTAGAACAGATCGCTTGTCTGCACAGTATGGTTCTTCTTGAATTCCTGCATGGTCTTGCTGTTCGCAAGCGAGATGTTTAGCTCGCGGTCTTCGTTCATGCCCGAGGATCCGTCGGCATTTAGCTCGCAAAATCCGCTGGTCAGGTCGTCTTCGTTCAGGAAAATGTCGAAGCGGGCGAAGGGAAGCAGTGCATCATAGCGCTGGGGAATCATAATGAGATCCGCCAGGCGCTCGTCGTATTCGAAGATCTGGCGATAGTCTGCGTCGTCCAGGTAATGGCGCATGACCTTTTCGCAGATGGTATGTGTTGTTTCTGCTACGTGCTTCATTTCGTCGTAGGTGGCGCGATCGAACAGGCGCGGCACGAACGAGGACTCGGCGAGCTCGTAGTGCACGATGGCCGTGGAATTCTCCATATATGCGAATGCAGCGCGACGGCTGTCAATATCGCCATCGAGCTGCTCGATTATCCTCGTAAACTCATTGGTGTACTGTTTGTTCAGCGTCATGGGTTCTCTCCGAAAAGTTCGAATGGTTTTTTCCGTAAAAGTGTATCATTGCACGCAAGAAAAAATACGGGCGTAGAGCCCATCCGCCGCTACTTACGAAGGAGATAGTTCCATGGCGAATGAAACCCAGGGTCGTTCCTACCTGTTTACGAGCGAATCGGTCACAGAGGGGCATCCCGACAAGATTTGCGACCAGGTCTCCGATGCCATCCTCGATGCCATCCTCGAGCGCGAAGCCGCCCTTCAGGAAGCTGGTTACGTTTCGCCCAACAGTGGTACCGCTGCCGATATCAACGAGGTGCGCACCGCCATCGAGACGTTCACCACCACGGGCATCATTACCGTTATGGGCGAAGTTCGCACCCAGGCCTACGTCGACGTGGACACCATCGTGCGTGATGTCGTGCGCGAAATTGGTTACACGGGTTCCGACATGGGCTTCGACGCTGAAACGTGCGCTGTTGCCAACTACATGCACGCGCAGTCTGCCGATATCGCTGCGGGCGTCGACGAAAGCTACGAGGCGCAGCATGGCGAAGCCGCCGAAAACGATCCGTACGACACCATTGGCGCTGGCGACCAGGGCGTGATGTTTGGCTACGCGTGCAACGAAACCAGCACGCTTATGCCCATGCCCATCTTCCTGGCGCATCGTCTTTCCGAACGTCTTACCGAGGTGCGCAAGAACGGCGAGCTGCCGTACCTGCGTCCCGACGGAAAGACGCAGGTCACCGTTCGCTATGTCGACGACAAGCCGGTGGGCGTCGAAAAGGTGCTCATCTCTACGCAGCATGCTCCCGAAGTGGAAACGCCGCAGATCAAGGCCGACCTTATCGAGCATGTCATTGCTCCCGTATTCGAGCGCGAGGGCGTCGCTTGGGAAGGAGCCGAGGTCTTCGTGAACCCCACGGGTAGGTTCGTCGTGGGTGGCCCCATGGGCGATACGGGCCTCACCGGCCGCAAGATCATTGTCGACACCTACGGTGGCATGGGTCGCCACGGCGGCGGCGCGTTCAGCGGCAAGGATGCCACCAAGGTCGACCGTTCCGCTGCGTATGCGGCTCGTTGGGTTGCCAAGAACATCGTGGCTGCGGGCTTGGCAAGCAAGTGCGAAATCGAGCTCGCTTACGCCATTGGCGTGGCACGTCCCCTTTCCATCCTGGTGGAAACGTTTGGTACCAACACGGTGGAAATCGAAAAGATCGAAGCTGCCGTCAGCCAGGTCTTCGACTTGCGTCCGGCTGCCATCATCGATGCCCTCGATCTGCGCCGTCCCATCTTCCGCAAGACGTCCGCATATGGCCACTTTGGCCGCGAGCTTCCCGAGTTTACGTGGGAAGCCACGAACAAGGTCGACGAATTGCGCGCTGCTTGCGGGCTGTAGTCCATGCGCACTGCGCAGGTAGTCCTCGACATACCAACTCAGGCGCTCGATAGCGCTTACACCTACATTGCACCCGATCATCTGGATGATTTCCAGGTCGGGTGCTCTGTTCTGGTGCCGTTTGGCGGCCGGCAGGCCGTTGGCTTCGTTATGTGCGTGAGCGAATATGCGGAAGACGACCTTGCTTCGCTCGAGGCCGATGCTGGTTGCAAGGCGTCAAAGCTTAAGCCTATTGCGTCCGTGCTCAGCAAGCCCTTCTTCGATGAGAACGGCGCCGCATGTGCGGAATTCCTTGCTAATCGCTATGTCGCACCGCTTTCCAGCTGCGTTCGCCTGTTCACGCCGCCTGGTGGCGTTCCTCGTATGGTGCGGGGTGCTCATGGCTGGCGCTTGGAGCAGCCTACGGTTGGAGAGGTCGATGACCGTTGGGTGCGGCTTCTGCCGGCAGCGGCTGAATTTACCCCACGCAAGGGAGCGGTCAAACAAGAGGCCATTCTTCAGGCGCTTTCCGCGGGCGAGTTGCGCGTTGCCGAACTCACTGCGGAATACGGCTCGGTTTCGAGCGTGCTGAAGTCCCTTGAGAAACGGGGCGTGCTTGCGGTGGAATCGCGTCGTCGCATGCGTGGCATGGAGCGCGTTGACGGCGCGGGCACGCAGATGGACTATCGTTCCGTCGGCTTCGAGCCCACCGCCAAACCGCAGCTTACCGAGGGACAAGAACGCGCGCTTGCCGAAATCGAGCAGGCTTACAACGCCCATTGCGGGCGCGTCGTGCTCTTGGATGGCGTTACGGGCTCGGGCAAGACGGAAGTCTACCTGCAGGCCATCGAGCGTGTTATCAAGGCGGGTCAGACGGCTATCGTCCTCGTGCCTGAGATTTCCCTTACGCCGCAGACGGTTGCTCGCTTCAGGGGTAGATTCGGCGACATGGTCGCTGTACTTCATTCTCGTATGAGCGTGGGGGAGCGCTACGACCAGTGGGATTTCATTCGCTCGGGTGATGCGCGCGTCGTTGTGGGCGCCCGAAGTGCGCTCTTCTCTCCGCTTGCAAATCTTGGCCTCATCGTCATCGACGAGGAGCACGAAGGTTCGTATAAGCAAGACCAGGCCCCGCGCTACGTCTCGCGTGACGTAGCTGCGTGGATGGCTCAGCATGTGGGCGGTGCGCTCGTTTTGGGTAGTGCCACGCCTTCCATCGAAACGCTCCATCGTGTTCATTTCGATGAAGCGTGGTCTTGCGTCGAGCTGCCTGAACGCGCGAACGGCAAGCCCATGCCGCGCGTCGATGTCGTGGACATGGCGAATGAATTTGGCAGCGGCAGTCGTTCCATGTTCTCTCGCAAGTTGCAGAACGCCCTGAAGGAGACCATAGACCAAGGTCGCAAGGCCGTCCTCATGCTCAACCAGCGTGGCTTCGCCTCGTTTCTGCTTTGTCGCGAATGCGGGTTCGTGCCCACGTGCCCCAGCTGCTCTACGTCGCTTACCTACCATGAGCGCGGCGCTTCCCTGGTGTGCCATCATTGCGGCTATACCATGGCGGCACCAGCGCTGTGCCCCGAATGCGGTAGCCCCTACCTGAAGAAGTTTGGCGCGGGCACGCAGCGCGTGGAAGCCGAACTGCGGGGAACGATCGAGGCGTTTGGATCCCGCTACCACGTCACGTGCTCTTCCGATGCGGAAGCGCCTTCGTCCATGCCCATTTCCGAAGGCGACATCGTCGTCGACCTCATTCGTATGGACGCTGACACGACGTCGCACAAGGGTGCTCATCGTGCGTTGCTCGAGCGCTTTGCGTCGGCCGATGCCGCCGTTTTGCTGGGTACCCAGATGATCGCAAAGGGCCTCGACTTCGACGACGTGACGCTCGTGGGCGTCATCAATGCCGATACGCAGTTGCGTCTTCCCGATTTTCGTTCGGGCGAGCGTACGTTCGATTTGATTCAGCAGGTTGCGGGGCGTGCGGGTCGCGCCGATTTGCCGGGCCGCGTCATCGTGCAAACGTATAACGCGTCGTCTGCCGCCATACGCGCCGCCGCCCGTTACGACCGCGCGGCATTCCTGAAGGATGAGCTCCCCAAGCGAAAGGCCCTGCAATATCCTCCGTACGTGCGCTTGGCCGACGTGCGCATTTGGGGCAAGAACGAAGGGGAAGTGCGCGATCACGCCATTCAACTGTACGAGCAGCTACGCGATCAGCTATCGAAGGTAGCCGTGGGCGATTGGCTCATATTGCCTCCGGTGCCATGCGTGCTTTCGCGTTTGCGTGGCAACTATCGCTATCACATTAGCGTGAAGGCGCCGCTTGGGTCTGATATCGCCACGGTGCTGGCTCCCGTCTTTCGCGCTCGCAAGGCCCAGAGCACGGTGAGCGTCGCGATTGACGTGGACCCTCAGTCGCTGCTCTAGCTTACGTAGCTCGTTACGTCGGGGCAGGCGGCGATGAGCTTCTTCAGGTTCGCTATATACGAATGGAGCAACCAGCCCGTATCGCGGCCCTGGTGGATTACGTAGCCTACCTTCATGGTCTCCTTCGTTTCCAGTGGGATGCTCGCAATGCCCGTGTACATTTCGCTGGAAAGCAGACCCGTGGAAATGGTGTAGCCGTTGCAACTTGCAAGCAGGTTAGCGAGCGTTCCGCGATCGGTGATGCGCACGTTCTTCGCGTGGGGCAGGTAGGCGAAGGGCTCCTCGGAATAATAGAAGGAGTTTCGCTCGTCCTGCAGGAACGAATAACGAGGATATTCAGCCAAGTCGCCAGGCTGAATCGTCTTCCGTTTTGCTAACGGGTGATGTTCCCCCACGAACACGTGCACGGGCGCCTCAAAGAGCGGGTAGAACATGAGATGCGCGTCATCGAACGCCTTCCAGAGCACGCGCTGATTGTAGTTATCGGTGTATAGGATGCCGATTTCGCTACGGAACTCTTTTACATCCTCGATGATCTGCAAGGTGCCCGTTTCGCGGAGGACGAACTCGTATTCGTCGCCACCGCATTCTTCCAGCGTGCGTACGAATGCTTCCACGGAAAACGAGTAATGCTGCGTAGACACTGCCAAGCGGGCCTGGTCGGAATCGTCGTGGCTGTAGCGCGCTTCCAAGAGGTCTGCTTGCGTGATGACCTGCCGTGCGTAGCCTAAAAGCTCGGTGCCCTCGTTGGTGAGCGTTACGCCGCGGTTGCTACGACGAAAGATGGAAATGCCCAGTTCGCTTTCAAGGTCCTTGATGGCCGTGGATAGATTGCTCTGCGACGAATAGAGCCGCGTGGCCGCGGCGTTGATGGAGCCGTATTCTGCTACGGCCAGTATGTAACGCAGTTGCTGCAGCGTCATCTTCGCACTCCTTTTGGCGTGAATCGCTTTGTTAGAAGTGTAACCGCTTGATGGCGAATTTGCTATCTAGAATAGCGATAACGAGAACTCGCTTATACTCAATACGTTATCTATTGCATCGGCATTTAACTCATGAAATCATTCATATGCGTCAGACAAAACGCTTTGGCGTGTTATGCAATATCGATAAGGAGCTAGGCATGGCGAAAAAGAACATCCCGTACGATCAGAAATACTACGATCCCGAAATCGAGTGCATGCCGCGCCCCGAGCTTGAGAAGCTTCAGCTCGAGCGTCTTCAGGAGATGGTGAAGTACGCCTACGACAATACCGTGTATTACCATCGTAGCTTCGACGAGGCCGGCGTTGCCCCCGAGGACATCAAGACGCTTAGCGACATTCAGAAGCTTCCCTTCATCAACAAGCAGACGGAGCGCGATACCCAGCATGTTGGCACCTTCTTCGGCGAGATGTGCTCCGTTCCCGAAGACGACGTCGTCTTCATGGCTACTTCCTCTGGATCCACGGGCGTTCCCACGGTAAGCCCCTTCACGCAGGAGGACTTCGACCTGTGGCAGGACACCGAGGCTCGTCTGTTCTGGCAGGCTGGCATGCGTCCGAACGACCGTTACGTTCACGGCTTGAACTTCGCCCTGTACGTTGGCGGCCCCGACGTAATCGGCGCTCAGCGCCTGGGCGCTACGGCCATCTGGGTTGGTGCCGTTCCCAGCGATCGTCTCATGTTCGTGCTTCAGCACTATCAGCCCACCGTCATCTGGACGAGCCCCTCGTACGCATGGGCCCTGGGCGAGAAGGCCAAGGCCAAGGGCCTCGACCCCAAGAAGGACTTCAGCATTCACACCATTATCGTTGCGGGTGAGCCCGGCGGCTCCATCAAGAGCACGCGCGAGGCCATCGAGGAGATGTGGGGCGCGAAGGTCGTCGACTTCTTCGGCCTGTCCGACATCTACGGTGCGTGCGCTGCCATGTGCGAGGCCAAGGATGGCCTGCACATCGTGGAAGATCAGATCCTGGTCGAGACGGTGGACCCCGTTACGGGCGAAGTGCTTGCTCCGGGCAGCAAGGGCGAACTGGTGTACACCACGCTCATGAAGAAGGCTCGTCCCATGATTCGTTTCCGTACGGGCGACATTGGCTACGTAAGCACCGAAAAGTGCGAATGCGGTCGTACCCATGCTCGCATTCACGTTACCGGTCGCAAGGACGAGATGTTTATCGTTGGCGCCGTGAATGTGTTCCCCTCCGACGTAGAGTATGTCGTGCGTGCCGAGCGTGGTCTCACCGGTGAATACTCCATTCGCGTTTACAATGAGAACTACACCACGCGTTACGAGGTTTCCGTCGAGCGTGCGCAGGGCTCCGATGAGGCATACGATGCCGTTTCGAAGCGTGTCGAGCAGGCGCTGAAGGCCCATACGGGCGTGCGTCCCGCGAAGGTCATCGTGTTCGATGCTGGCAAGCTGGGCGTTTCGAGCGAGCATAAGGCTTCGCGCTTCATCGACGAACGTGAAAACAACTAATAGGTTGAACGAAGGATCAGGGAGTTATCATGGCTAAGAAATTCACTGTATCGGGTCAGCATTATCTATTTAGCGTTCAGGCGTTTGCCCATACCGTGCTTGCAGGTGGCGGTGTCGAGTATTCCTATGCGTTCCGCAATGGCACCACGCGTAGCGTCATCGAGGATGTCTACAGCGGCCGTAGCCATTTGGGCGTCATCTTCGA
This genomic stretch from Denitrobacterium detoxificans harbors:
- a CDS encoding LysR family transcriptional regulator encodes the protein MTLQQLRYILAVAEYGSINAAATRLYSSQSNLSTAIKDLESELGISIFRRSNRGVTLTNEGTELLGYARQVITQADLLEARYSHDDSDQARLAVSTQHYSFSVEAFVRTLEECGGDEYEFVLRETGTLQIIEDVKEFRSEIGILYTDNYNQRVLWKAFDDAHLMFYPLFEAPVHVFVGEHHPLAKRKTIQPGDLAEYPRYSFLQDERNSFYYSEEPFAYLPHAKNVRITDRGTLANLLASCNGYTISTGLLSSEMYTGIASIPLETKETMKVGYVIHQGRDTGWLLHSYIANLKKLIAACPDVTSYVS
- a CDS encoding phenylacetate--CoA ligase family protein gives rise to the protein MAKKNIPYDQKYYDPEIECMPRPELEKLQLERLQEMVKYAYDNTVYYHRSFDEAGVAPEDIKTLSDIQKLPFINKQTERDTQHVGTFFGEMCSVPEDDVVFMATSSGSTGVPTVSPFTQEDFDLWQDTEARLFWQAGMRPNDRYVHGLNFALYVGGPDVIGAQRLGATAIWVGAVPSDRLMFVLQHYQPTVIWTSPSYAWALGEKAKAKGLDPKKDFSIHTIIVAGEPGGSIKSTREAIEEMWGAKVVDFFGLSDIYGACAAMCEAKDGLHIVEDQILVETVDPVTGEVLAPGSKGELVYTTLMKKARPMIRFRTGDIGYVSTEKCECGRTHARIHVTGRKDEMFIVGAVNVFPSDVEYVVRAERGLTGEYSIRVYNENYTTRYEVSVERAQGSDEAYDAVSKRVEQALKAHTGVRPAKVIVFDAGKLGVSSEHKASRFIDERENN